One Halictus rubicundus isolate RS-2024b chromosome 10, iyHalRubi1_principal, whole genome shotgun sequence genomic window carries:
- the Orc1 gene encoding origin recognition complex subunit 1, with protein MTTKLNKYSDNQILASLDAQSDSDSRHATKQAANKLDKKRSSRLQAKEKNNGNVSSDEENIFESVRYALQKKRILRDEKVSLKIKLRRSTEQSLYKIDTDSECGRSNRGSKQSRRSCLNIESESSYTDSKSDSGFIKGKIPRELKNLESGQETLIHDRIRKPPLRLSSYYCGSLDSLNNLETPRVNSPSLRSRKNINYNQGTVLNVIENNMEVENKRLKETMSKNSNVSNVRSSSESRTPKNSRINKRNRLPSVNDNETDSSTDTTIIRTKSMRKSNELKNVANDKTNNFATRKVATKEEKLPDTPSRTSKQRSTIAEDTRKNGQHVGKTKSNEELADLYKCIQISSEVTLIPIRGDKQKRVNSENKQKSVQSVDNNKSDEEEESLANMYKRIKISSAKKKVSTPQKKNSVRRNIEAQLDKVLPSTPKSRSLKPNNLTPSIGKRHSALLKPATPLQEARSRLHVSAVPKSLPCREEEFNNIFTFLKGKLEDKSGGCIYISGVPGTGKTATVNEAVRCLQKLTIKGQLDNFDYVAINGMKLTEPRQSYVQILKQLDGRTVTWEQAYRILEQRFHRASSKMTLLLVDELDFLCTKRQDVVYNLLDWPTKTTAQLIVVTIANTMDLPERVLMGRVTSRLGLTRLTFQPYNHKQLQEIVMSRLKDFNGFRSEAVQLVARKVSAVSGDARRALDICRRAMEIAESRKAETISLQDVAVAVSEMIASAKVQAIKRCSKMEQVFLQAISAEVTRTSIEEVYFKDAYAQFEALCSFDGIKIPTVTEMLAICGRLGASRLLICEHSRNDIYQKILLNVSTDDIHYAIQELDSKLK; from the exons ATGACCACGAAATTAAATAAGTACTCCGATAATCAGATACTCGCAAGCCTTGATGCACAATCCGATTCCGATTCGAGACACGCAACTAAACAGGCTGCGAATAAATTGGATAAAAAACGATCTTCGAGATTACAGGCTAAAGAAAAGAACAATGGAAACGTATCTTCGGAtgaagaaaatatatttgaaaGCGTTCGTTACGCGTTACAAAAAAAACGTATTTTACGTGACGAGAAAGTGTcgcttaaaattaaattaaggcGATCCACTGAGCAGAGTTTGTACAAAATTGATACTGATTCCGAATGCGGCAGAAGTAATCGAGGGTCGAAACAGAGCAGAAGAAGTTGTTTGAACATAGAAAGCGAAAGTTCTTATACTGACAGTAAAAGTGATTCTGGGTTTATCAAAGGGAAAATCCCAagggaattaaaaaatttagagtCCGGGCAAGAAACATTAATTCACGATAGAATTAGAAAACCACCCCTGAGACTTTCTTCCTATTATTGTGGTTCGTTAGATTCCTTAAATAATTTAGAAACTCCTCGAGTAAATTCTCCATCCCTTAGGAGCAGAAAGAACATTAATTACAATCAAGGCACAGTGCTTAATGTTATCGAAAATAACATGGAAGTAGAAAACAAAAGGTTGAAAGAAACCATGAGTAAAAACTCAAATGTATCTAATGTACGGAGTAGTTCAGAAAGTAGAACTCCCAAAAATAGTAGGATCAACAAAAGGAATCGTCTTCCTTCTGTAAATGATAACGAGACAGATAGCAGTACAGATACCACAATAATAAGAACTAAATCAATGAGAAAGTCCAACGAATTGAAAAATGTAGCAAACGATAAGACAAATAATTTTGCGACCAGAAAGGTGGCTACGAAAGAAGAGAAGTTACCTGATACACCTAGCAGGACCAGCAAACAGAGAAGCACAATTGCCGAAGATACTCGGAAAAATGGTCAGCATGTTGGTAAAACTAAAAGCAACGAGGAATTGGCTGATCTCTATAAATGTATCCAAATCTCATCAGAAGTTACACTCATTCCTATAAGAGGGGACAAACAGAAAAGAGTAAATTCTGAGAATAAGCAAAAAAGTGTGCAGTCTGTCGATAATAACAAAAGCGACGAGGAGGAAGAATCATTGGCCAACATGTATAAACGCATTAAAATTTCCTcggcaaagaaaaaagtttccACGCCGCAAAAGAAAAATAGTGTAAGAAGAAATATTGAGGCACAGCTAGACAAAGTTCTACCAAGCACTCCTAAGTCGCGTTCGTTGAAACCTAACAATTTAACACCGTCAATTGGAAAAAGACACAGTGCCTTATTGAAACCAGCTACACCCTTACAGGAGGCCAGATCCAGATTGCACGTTAGCGCTGTGCCAAAGTCTTTACCTTGCAGAGAAGAGGAATTCAATAATATTTTCACATTCCTCAAAGGCAAATTAGAAGACAAGAGTGGAGG GTGTATATACATAAGCGGAGTACCAGGGACTGGAAAGACTGCAACTGTAAACGAGGCTGTGAGATGCTTGCAGAAACTGACAATCAAAGGCCAATTGGATAACTTTGATTACGTTGCTATTAATGGCATGAAATTAACAGAACCAAGACAGTCTTACGTGCAAATCCTGAAACAGCTGGACGGTAGAACCGTTACCTGGGAGCAAGCTTATCGTATACTCGAGCAGAGGTTTCACAGGGCCAGTTCTAAAATGACGCTGCTTCTTGTAGACGAA CTCGATTTTTTGTGTACGAAACGCCAGGATGTCGTATACAATCTATTAGATTGGCCAACAAAGACAACGGCACAGCTGATCGTCGTGACCATTGCTAACACCATGGACTTGCCCGAAAGAGTGCTAATGGGTCGTGTTACGTCGCGGTTGGGCCTTACTCGATTAACGTTTCAACCGTACAATCACAAACAGTTACAAGAGATCGTAATGTCTAGATTGAAAGACTTCAACGGCTTCAGGAGCGAAGCTGTACAGCTTGTTGCACG AAAAGTTTCGGCCGTATCTGGAGACGCCAGGCGAGCTTTGGATATATGTCGTCGCGCAATGGAGATCGCGGAGTCGCGGAAAGCTGAAACGATATCCCTTCAAGACGTCGCCGTGGCTGTGTCCGAAATGATAGCATCCGCAAAAGTTCAGGCCATAAAGCGTTGCTCGAAAATGGAGCAAGTGTTTTTACAAGCGATATCCGCGGAGGTAACGCGAACATCCATCGAGGAAGTATACTTCAAAGATGCGTACGCGCAGTTCGAGGCGCTGTGCTCCTTCGATG GCATCAAAATTCCCACCGTAACGGAGATGCTCGCAATTTGTGGAAGATTAGGGGCTAGCAGATTGTTGATATGCGAGCACTCGAGGAACGACATATAtcagaaaattttattgaacgtCTCCACGGACGACATTCATTACGCAATTCAAGAATTAGATTCGAAATTGAAATAA
- the LOC143358306 gene encoding uncharacterized protein LOC143358306: MGDENIEETVLALYKQGKWEDIVNVNCNFNGFEKCRLFWVLPTMKDLCWVKELIDKHDVVGLTSVGCGTGLFEWLFQMYSGLEVAGIELDRSWWCSKYSPPLFLSNVSFINGDNATNICAPENHALLFCYFNNGPAFRKYVQIFKGELIFVIGPEENQQRWTDPMPFDEKFREFGWMLLSKRKIERTNDYITAYGRCNFEKLHVSNNRRSTAYCTTIESLESIAPQMQIDSERYR; this comes from the exons ATGGGCGACGAAAATATCGAGGAGACGGTTCTCGCGCTCTACAAACAAGGAAAATGGGAGGATATTGTTAACGTTAATTGTAATTTCAACGGATTTGAGAAATGTCGGTTATTCTGGGTTCTGCCAACTATGAAGGATCTATGTTGGGTCAAAGAATTAATTGACAAGCACGATGTGGTTGGACTAACGAGCGTAGGGTGTGGGACTGGATTATTCGAGTGGTTGTTTCAAAtgtattctg GATTGGAGGTTGCCGGTATAGAATTGGATCGATCATGGTGGTGCAGTAAGTATTCTCCACCTTTGTTTTTGAGCAACGTGTCGTTTATCAACGGAGATAACGCAACAAATATATGCGCACCGGAAAACCATGCCCTTCTGTTTTGTTACTTTAACAACGGACCGGCGTTCCGCAAGTACGTTCAGATTTTCAAAGGAGAATTAATTTTCGTCATCGGCCCTGAGGAGAATCAACAACGTTGGACCGATCCAATGCCTTTCGACGAAAAGTTCCGTGAATTCGGTTGGATGCTGTTAAGCAAGAGAAAAATTGAACGAACCAACGATTACATTACGGCCTACGGTAgatgtaattttgaaaaattgcacgTTTCGAACAATCGACGATCGACAGCATACTGTACGACTATCGAATCGCTGGAAAGTATCGCGCCGCAGATGCAGATCGATTCAGAGCGATACAGATAG
- the LOC143358304 gene encoding rhomboid-related protein 4, which produces MRPAQRRQQGLQYGIYLLCLQAFNFGIDKIPPATLVTILGQVLLYVGVIKVPWNAEEVCISALKVFKHKNWKSFVMSSFEHGSDMHLYYNMVSLILKGSYLEPMYGTMNFILLLSTLTVGCSAMYASLGYALMQLTGDYAYYTQCAIGFSAVLFALKVIVVCEEQDRTHNIGGYRVPSKTAVWVELVLIHLLVPQSSFIGHFGGILVGSLYCYTFVGERIDNIIHNLTGTPIIHEEQFYRRRNSFFF; this is translated from the exons ATGAGGCCCGCTCAAAGAAGACAACAGGGCCTTCAATACGGTATTTATTTGCTGTGTTTGCAAGCTTTCAATTTCGGCATTGATAAAATTCCGCCGGCTACTTTGGTTACGATTCTTGGTCAA GTCCTGCTGTACGTAGGTGTAATAAAAGTTCCTTGGAACGCGGAGGAAGTATGCATATCTGCGTTGAAAGTGTTCAAGCATAAAAACTGGAAGTCTTTTGTAATGTCAAGTTTTGAACATGGTTCGGACATGCACTTGTATTACAACATGGTATCTTTGATCTTAAAAGGCTCCTACTTAGAACCCATGTATGGAAcgatgaattttattttgttattaagCACTCTTACGGTCGGATGTAGCGCTATGTATGCAAGTTTAGGCTATGCCTTGATGCAATTGACAGGAGACTACGCGTACTACACTCAGTGTGCTATTGGATTTTCTGCGGTCTTGTTCGCATTAAAAGTAATTGTAGTTTGCGAGGAACAAGACAGAACTCACAATATCGGTGGGTATAGAGTTCCCAGTAAGACTGCTGTTTGGGTAGAGTTGGTCTTAATTCATCTTTTAGTACCACAGTCTTCGTTTATTGGACATTTTGGGGGTATTTTGGTTGGTTCTTTGTATTGTTATACTTTTGTTGGAGAAAGAATAGATAACATAATACATAATTTGACCGGTACTCCAATTATACACGAAGAACAATTCTACAGAAgacgaaattcattttttttttaa
- the Fbxl7 gene encoding F-box and leucine-rich repeat protein 7, whose product MDGSCPLLLPSFGEKGSSEREAIYSSQKVGLYRPPSDAIDLGYHTLDNNACRSTSLSTAISVPIRQQTLLQQKCVYTADLCQLDDTLLLRIFSWLGTRDLCSIAQTCRRLWEIAWDPSLWKEVEIRYPQNATIALNALSRRGCHACIRRLVLEGAVGLASIFTQLPFLSLTSLVLRHSRRITDTNVSSVLDNCINLKELDLTGCVGVTRACSRITTLKLQSLDLSDCHGVEDSGLVVTLSRMPHLGCLYLRRCGRITDASLVAISSYCASLRQLSVSDCVRITDFGVRELAARLGPSLRYFSVGKCDRVSDAGLLVVARHCYKLRYLNARGCEALSDSATLALARGCPRLRALDIGKCDIGDATLEALSTGCPNLKKLSLCGCERISDAGLEALAYYVRGLRQLNIGECPRVTWVGYRAVKRYCRRCIIEHTNPGFSS is encoded by the coding sequence ATGGATGGATCTTGTCCATTACTCCTTCCATCCTTTGGGGAAAAAGGCAGCTCCGAGAGGGAAGCTATATACTCATCGCAAAAAGTGGGTCTGTATAGACCACCCTCGGATGCGATTGATTTAGGATACCATACTCTGGACAACAATGCCTGCAGATCTACGTCTTTGTCGACAGCTATATCGGTACCCATTAGACAACAAACTTTGTTGCAGCAGAAATGTGTCTACACAGCTGATCTGTGTCAGCTGGATGATACGTTGCTGTTAAGAATATTCAGTTGGTTGGGTACCAGAGACCTCTGCTCCATTGCCCAAACATGCAGACGCCTTTGGGAAATAGCGTGGGATCCGTCCCTCTGGAAAGAAGTAGAAATACGCTATCCCCAAAACGCGACCATCGCGTTAAACGCATTGTCCAGACGAGGATGTCATGCGTGTATTCGTCGTCTTGTGCTCGAAGGTGCTGTTGGCCTGGCTAGTATTTTCACTCAGCTGCCATTTTTAAGTTTAACTTCGTTGGTACTGCGGCATTCCAGACGTATTACAGACACGAATGTCAGCTCTGTATTAGACAATTGTATAAATCTGAAGGAACTGGACCTGACGGGATGCGTCGGCGTGACCAGAGCATGCAGCCGAATAACAACGCTGAAACTGCAGTCGTTGGATCTGAGCGACTGTCACGGGGTCGAAGATTCCGGTTTGGTAGTGACACTCTCGCGCATGCCACATCTCGGTTGCTTGTATCTGCGACGATGCGGTCGTATAACCGATGCCAGTCTCGTCGCGATCTCTTCCTATTGCGCCAGTCTACGACAGTTATCCGTCTCTGATTGTGTGAGAATCACGGATTTCGGAGTACGTGAATTGGCAGCCCGCCTTGGTCCGTCCTTGCGTTATTTCTCGGTAGGCAAATGCGATCGCGTGTCCGATGCTGGGCTCTTAGTCGTCGCCAGGCACTGTTACAAATTAAGATACTTGAATGCTCGTGGCTGTGAAGCACTCAGTGACAGTGCCACGTTGGCTTTGGCCCGTGGATGTCCCCGGTTGAGAGCTCTCGACATAGGAAAATGCGATATCGGTGACGCGACCCTCGAGGCTCTCTCGACCGGATGTCCAAATTTGAAGAAGTTGTCTCTATGCGGTTGCGAGCGAATCTCGGATGCTGGCCTGGAAGCGTTAGCCTACTATGTACGAGGATTGAGACAACTGAATATTGGCGAATGTCCTAGAGTTACGTGGGTCGGATACCGAGCGGTGAAACGTTATTGTCGTAGATGCATCATAGAGCATACTAATCCTGGTTTCTCCAGCTGA
- the Strat gene encoding RAB interacting factor STRAT, with amino-acid sequence MSTGTDQSSLVDKDERNKTKVYCTFCPSKMLNAGAARLVNIEFNLPYVQRKGEGEADQQELVTDHWLVEDMYTFENIGVSHTVDNVKYLACADCERGPVGWHDLATKKSYISLSRVKHE; translated from the exons ATGTCGACGGGAACGGATCAGAGTTCCTTGGTGGACAAAGACGAGAGAAACAAGACGAAAGTTTACTGCACATTTTGCCCCTCGAAAATGTTAAACGCAGGTGCAGCCCGGCTAGTAAACATAGAG TTTAATCTGCCATATGTGCAAAGGAAAGGAGAAGGCGAAGCCGATCAACAAGAACTTGTTACGGACCACTGGCTGGTGGAGGATATGTACACGTTCGAGAATATCGGTGTCTCCCACACCGTGGACAATGTGAAGTATTTGGCTTGCGCGGACTGTGAAAGAGGCCCCGTGGGCTGGCACGATTTGGCCACGAAAAAGTCATACATCTCTTTGAGCCGAGTCAAACACGAATGA